In the bacterium genome, GAGGATATGATTCATATCCTTAAGTCTATTCTTGAGCTTGAGGGATATGAAATAATCTATGCAAGTGATGGAGAAGAGGGGCTTTTAAAGGCAGAGGAACATAACCCTAGCCTAATCATTCTTGACCTTATTCTTCCAAAGATTGATGGAAATGAGGTTTGCCGAAGGATAAAAAAAGACGCCGTTCTTTCCAAAACGCCTGTCATTATGCTTACAGCAAAGACAACCACGCGGGATGAACTAGAAGGGATTATGGACGGAGCTGATGATTATATTACAAAGCCATTTAACCCATTGGATCTAATAGAAACAATTAAATACCTCCTTACGGAGACGAAAGAGATTGTTTCAGGAGAAGAAAGAAGGAGAAAGAAGATAAATCGGCTCCAGACAAGATTACTCTTTGAAAATGAATAAAGAGAAGCTTCTCAATGATATCTCAAAAATCGGTCTACAAGAAGAGGATGAGAAAATCGCCCTTTTTAAGATAATAGAGGCATCTGTCTCCTTTCTAAATGGAGACAGCGGCTTTATTTATCTTTCAAAAGATAAGGAAGGATTTATAAAAACAGTATCTTATGGAACGCTTGAGATTCCAAATAAAATAGAAATAGGAAAGGGAGGCATTGGTTGTGCTATTAGTGAAGAAAAACCCCTTATTTTATCAAGGAATGAATTGCCTGAGATAGAAAAGATAAGCCAAGCTATGATCGCACCTTTATATGACAAAATGGGTTTAGTGGGCATATTTGGTCTTGCCAGCTCAAATG is a window encoding:
- a CDS encoding response regulator, with translation MDKILIIEDDEDMIHILKSILELEGYEIIYASDGEEGLLKAEEHNPSLIILDLILPKIDGNEVCRRIKKDAVLSKTPVIMLTAKTTTRDELEGIMDGADDYITKPFNPLDLIETIKYLLTETKEIVSGEERRRKKINRLQTRLLFENE